One Roseimaritima multifibrata DNA window includes the following coding sequences:
- a CDS encoding RHS repeat-associated core domain-containing protein codes for MRAGTLATERLYYHRNQQYSVTALTDTTGTISERYAYDAYGKPTVLTGSGTVLSGSAYGNRYTYTGREWDGDLGLYHYRARMYDPVAGWFVSRDPVGYTDSASLYCASMLLMLVDPAGNAGIWEPRDPRHGGPHPRVLLPRDPPPPPEPLTLDQSAAYAACADTSYSRCGGCTQESCEAAVAAFIQAVDDSWLIGVPFIGPVGPHTCERLANDIIRRIPELENNPCVAYASVTIVRDSRSTHPTRPPTHAWATLKLCNGATINGDNHANGGEDQIWVGSPSNNSD; via the coding sequence ATGAGAGCGGGAACGCTAGCAACCGAGCGTCTGTACTACCATCGCAACCAACAGTACAGCGTCACAGCACTGACCGACACGACAGGAACGATCTCTGAACGCTATGCGTACGACGCGTACGGCAAACCGACCGTGCTGACTGGCAGCGGGACGGTATTGTCCGGTTCGGCGTATGGGAACCGTTACACCTATACGGGACGGGAGTGGGACGGGGACCTTGGGCTGTATCACTATCGGGCGCGGATGTATGATCCTGTGGCGGGGTGGTTCGTGTCTCGTGATCCAGTCGGTTACACTGATAGTGCGTCTCTGTATTGCGCATCAATGTTATTGATGCTGGTTGACCCTGCTGGCAATGCGGGAATCTGGGAGCCTCGGGATCCGCGACATGGAGGCCCTCATCCTAGAGTGTTGTTGCCTCGTGATCCGCCTCCACCGCCGGAGCCACTGACGCTTGATCAGTCCGCAGCCTATGCCGCATGCGCTGACACTTCTTATTCACGTTGTGGCGGGTGCACTCAGGAGTCGTGTGAAGCAGCGGTAGCCGCATTCATTCAAGCGGTGGATGATAGCTGGCTAATTGGTGTCCCATTTATTGGGCCGGTTGGGCCTCACACTTGTGAACGACTAGCAAACGATATAATAAGGCGAATCCCTGAGTTAGAGAACAATCCTTGCGTCGCCTACGCAAGTGTTACTATCGTGAGGGACTCCCGATCCACACATCCAACGAGGCCGCCGACTCATGCCTGGGCAACTCTGAAGTTATGCAATGGCGCTACCATCAATGGAGACAATCACGCCAACGGTGGTGAAGATCAGATTTGGGTTGGATCTCCATCGAACAATTCAGACTGA
- a CDS encoding RHS repeat domain-containing protein, with the protein MRAGTLATERLYYHRNQQYSVTALTDTTGAISERYAYDAYGELTVLAGGGTVLSGSAYDNRYTFTGREWDEELGLYHYRARMYDPVAGGFVSRDPIGYIDGAGLYTPYFLPEGLDPYDYFQIAVENPYLPQPYLPDFIDPYGDLEAGLSKCSAYATQYPCSSTRFSEGNCDDRLIDGVIPAKGCKCSNSKDGAVIQQSECQSQLEAAKGNVNLGVANVVLGNVYCSQRCGGSNYGLTCWRPIQRGPSAGKLEIGVCIPIANQSGCNAEALTADELTHVTYLVMSVTTNPGTANGDMMGLFDRDKFEDKAYRAQCDIEPSNRCLKDGERVAYVEGCVLRRKPQSTLGANVTSIRNACDRFQW; encoded by the coding sequence ATGAGAGCGGGAACGCTAGCAACCGAGCGTCTGTACTACCATCGCAACCAACAGTACAGCGTCACAGCACTGACGGATACGACCGGTGCGATCAGTGAACGTTACGCCTACGATGCCTATGGTGAACTCACGGTGCTGGCTGGCGGTGGGACGGTGCTTTCGGGTTCAGCGTATGATAACCGGTATACCTTTACGGGCCGTGAGTGGGACGAAGAGCTTGGGCTTTATCACTACCGGGCGCGGATGTACGATCCGGTGGCGGGAGGATTCGTGTCCCGCGACCCGATTGGGTATATTGACGGTGCCGGGCTTTACACTCCCTATTTTTTGCCGGAGGGACTCGATCCTTATGATTACTTCCAAATCGCTGTTGAGAATCCCTACTTGCCACAGCCATATCTTCCAGATTTCATTGATCCTTATGGAGACCTCGAAGCCGGACTGAGCAAGTGCTCCGCGTATGCTACGCAGTACCCTTGCAGCAGCACAAGGTTTAGCGAAGGTAATTGCGACGACAGGTTGATTGACGGCGTAATACCAGCAAAGGGATGCAAATGCAGCAACTCGAAAGATGGTGCAGTTATCCAGCAAAGTGAATGTCAGAGCCAATTGGAGGCGGCAAAGGGCAATGTCAACTTGGGCGTGGCGAACGTTGTCTTGGGCAATGTTTACTGCAGCCAGAGATGCGGAGGTTCTAATTACGGATTGACGTGCTGGCGTCCAATTCAGCGAGGGCCATCGGCAGGGAAGTTGGAAATTGGTGTTTGTATTCCTATAGCCAATCAGAGCGGTTGCAATGCGGAGGCGCTTACCGCAGACGAACTTACGCATGTCACCTACCTAGTGATGTCGGTCACCACGAACCCAGGTACAGCTAACGGAGACATGATGGGGTTGTTTGACCGTGATAAATTCGAAGACAAAGCATATCGCGCCCAGTGTGACATTGAGCCTAGCAACCGCTGCTTGAAGGATGGTGAGAGAGTTGCTTATGTTGAGGGGTGCGTCCTTCGAAGAAAGCCGCAAAGCACACTCGGCGCAAACGTGACGTCGATCCGTAACGCATGCGATCGTTTTCAATGGTAG